In Oncorhynchus tshawytscha isolate Ot180627B linkage group LG01, Otsh_v2.0, whole genome shotgun sequence, the genomic stretch TGGGCAGGCACCAAAGCCTTACAAGATGGCCGCTTGGCTGAGGCCGATGGGATAGGGGCCAGCCAGACTGAGCCTATAttcataaatcaaataaaatacatttgtattggtcacatacacgtgtttagcagatgttattgtgggtgtagcgaaatgcttgtgtttctagctccaacagtgcagtattatataagaagtaatatctaacaatttcacaacaatacacacaagacacacaaatctaagtaaaggaattgaATTAAGAATACATAAATATatggacaagcaatgtcagagcggcacaaactaagatacagtagaatagaatagaaagagTCTTAGAGAAGGGGTACTGCcctaggatcagttttgcatttaataTCGTAAGGAATgcgatcctagatcagcactgctactctgagacgctttatgaatataGGCCCTGGGGCTTATATTGATTTGCCTGGCACTTCTACAGTCTGAGCCTTGGTACTGTTCCTTGTGCGTGTGGCAGCACTCAGACCAAGCCCTATTACTGACTCAAGCCCTCTGGGCGCAAGCCCATCAGAGATACACATCTGAACGTGGTTTGAATTGAGTTACTTATCAACTGTGCTTTAATTCTGTGCTGCCATTAGAAGTTTGTGCGAgacggagggagtgagagaagcgGCATGTCATTAAAAGCAGAGCCTGGACCACCAGTCTGTATCGCAGTGGGAGATCTCTTCTAGTTGTCTGATGAGAAGGTAGGATGAGAGGGTAGGAGCACCCTGTGGCTGTCTGCCACCAATATGACACAGTGTTCCTCCCAAACTGTAATGAAATCATTTTCCTGTGATAATCATCCTTCTCCAGGATTTCCTTGAATACATTTTATACCCTAATGTTgtggttcccaactccggtcctcgagTAAccccaacaaaacacatttttgttgtagccccggaCAAACATAGCTGAATCAACTAGGTGAGGGCCTGATGATTAACTCACAAGTTGAATCAGATGTGCTTGTCAGGGACTACAAtacaaatgtgtactgttgggggtataTGAGGACAGGAGTTGAGAACCACTGCCCTAACGTGAGATATAAAGCAGAAAAGGTAAGAAATTGCGTAGTTACTTTTTGCACAAGCTTTTTAAAAGTAGAATAGTGAAGTTGGCTCTATGATTTGAAAATGTCAATAATTGGCAAGAGAAATGGTATGTTTTGAATGTCATTGCAACATTAGGTACAAGATTTACACTCCCCTCCATATTTATTTGGAATGTGAAGCTAAAATTTGACAACATACAGCATTTTGAATTTGAGATTTTGAGATttgaaatgtttcatatgaggcaacagtacagaatgtcacattTTATTTGACGGTAtatgttcatatatatatatatatatatatatatatatatatatatatatatatatatatatatatatatatatatatatatatattttacctttagaAATTAAATCTCTTCGTGTATCTAGTATTTTTTATGTGTATTTTGTTTTCCATAAGTATTTGGATAAATTCACTTatactgtattaaagtagtcaaaagtgtattatttggtcccatattcctagcacgcaatgactacatcaagcttgtgactctacaaacttgttggatgcatttgtagtttgttttggttgtttttcgGATTATGTTTTGTCCAATAGGAACTGAATGACATTAATGTAAACCTCTTGTGTAATTtttttgtcacttctcttgtaAATAAGAACAgcagatgtttctgaacacttctacatgaatcaaatcaaatcacattttattggtcacatacacatatttagcagatgttattgcgggtgtagcgaaatgcttgtgttcttagCACCAACAGTGCAATAGTATCTAACAATTAATGAAtcctgaataatgatgagtgagaaagttacagaggaacAAAGATCATTATTCATCACTTCTATGTACGATTACAGAGCAACATTTACacattttagcttcactgtccaaataaatatggAGGGGAGTGTATGTCATTATATGATTGTCTGGgggctcccgaatggcgcagcggtctaaggcactgcatctcagtgtaagaggcgtcactacataccctggttcaattccaggctgtatcacaaccagccatgattgggaatccaatagggtggcacacaattggcccagtgtcgtctgtgttaagggtaggccgtcattgtaaataagaatttgttcttaactgatttgcctgatTAAAaagtatgtgtctgtctgctgcAGTCAAGTTTGATCTGATTGCTACAGTAGGTAGACAGAGCTGTAGCTGGCTGTTGTTGTAGCATTTAGCATGTGCATCAGACTGTAATCTAGGGTCACATCAAAGCCCAGTGAGCCAGACAGAAACACGTCTCCACTAATGGGAGTGTGATCAGAGCTGGGCTCTGGGATCAGGACCCTTCTTCTCAGGAAACCCTTAAATTAGCAAAGGAGGAGACATGAAAGAGACTCAATATTGAggagactgcctgtctgtctacacaGAAGAAATAAGCCTACACTGTTTCTCCTGAGTAAAATATGAATTATAAACATTCTTGATTTCACATGTCATATTTAAATGCCAGTCAAAGTTTCAGAACTTTGTCTCAAATATAAATGTGTGTTTCATGTACTTCtgtctttacagcagtgttctcaAAACAATGGCTCACAAGACAAAAGTTATATATACATGAATACATAACTGCTCAGCAAAGTGTCTTATGTGAACCAATCAGCAGGAGGTATTTCTAATGTAAAAGTCAATAGATTTAATGGCGAAAATAAGCCCCGGAGACTGATAGTTTTGCATTGTAATGCCTTGGCTGTGATTGCTCTCATAATGCCCCCCGCCTCCATTCACTATTACCCCCTATGTCTGCAGTCATCACAAAACTAGCTGTTGTCTCTTCTCGCACCTCGTCCCAGCCTCTTTGATAGGTAGTTGATAACAGTCTGATGGGGCTGGGCTGGTTGTATATATAGAGGGAGgcaactggcacagagagacattaCCTTTCCTACAGCAAGCAACAGCAGCACCTGTCTTCTCCTTAATTGGATTTTCAGTCAGGACTTTGTTTCTCTTCACGATGGATCTCTTCTCCTTCACCCTGACTCTCCTGGTTCTCCTGGCCCCAGCCTGGGGCTTCGACCTGGGTCAGTCGACCCGCTGTGTGCCTATCCCCCACCAGATGAGTGTGTGCCAGGACGTGGGCTACTCAGAGATGAGGCTGCCTAACTTGCTGGGGCACAGCAGCCTAGAGGGCGAGGTGGTTCCTCGCTCGGAGGACTGGAGACCCCTGCTGCAGACCGGTTGCCATCCCCAGGTCCAGGCCTTCCTCTGCTCCCTCATCGCGCCCGTCTGCCTCGACGCGTAAGTCTGTAGCTTTTGTTTGCCTTTTACCTATACATGTCCTCTTCTATCTTTCTAtgtccttcctgtgtgtgtgtgtgtctttctctctccatactAGGctgctctctttcttctctgtcaacttggctgttctctctgtctatttccctatTACCTTCCCCTTGAGAACATCCCACTGCCAACTCCTTCTCAAGAGGGAACTATCCACTCCTCCATCACTTATATTTCACCCTCAGTGTGTTTACAATGGAACATGACCCCGTGTCTGTCTCCATCTTCAGTTTTATCCAGCCGTGCCGTAGCCTGTGTGTGGCCGTCAGGGACAGCTGTGCCCCAGTACTGGCCTGTCAGGGCCAAGTCTGGCCAGAGGCGCTAGACTGTGACCGCTTCCCTTCCCAGGAAGACATGTGCCTGACCCCCCACCCCAAACACAGCAACAGCCACCTCGCCAAAGCATTGCCTAAGCCTGCATGCCAAGCATGTCCTTCCGTGGAGGAGCACCCTTCACTGAAGACAGTTCTGGATTCTCTGTGCCAGGATGACTTTGGTAAGCATGTgcaataatgtactgtatatatatgtgtatgttttCACTGATTAGTATGTTATGCAAGTTTATTAGTGTGTATATTTGCACCATACATATGTGTGTAGTTCTGTCTCAGCTAGCATACTcaccttctgtcctctctcttctccctcagcTGTAACAGCCAAGCTGTCTCGCCGGCGCCTGCCCTCAGGGGAGCCAGAGTTTGAGGTGGAAGGCCGGGTAGAGTTTATCCGCCAGGGCCCCCTGCTTCCCTACGACACCCAGCACCTCCTCCAGCAGTGGCTGCTCATCAACCTGCCCTGTGCCAACGTACTGGTCCGGCCCGGCCGTGTCCAGCTCTACCTGCTGACTGGCGCTGTGCAGTCCGATGGCACCCTGGCCCTCACCCACCTCTTCCCCTGGCACAAGAAGAACAACAGCATCACAGTGGCTGCACGCAAGTGGAAACACCACAGGTGTTGAGTGACTGGATGATAGGAGTGATATAATGAAAAATATGATCTCTGTTAAATCTGTGTTCCTTAGAATGGCGTCCTGAGTGGAAGGTCAGTTGAGTATATGATGTTTTCTGAAGTTACTGACTTGATGTCAGAGGTGTTAGAGCTGGACTCTCTCATTGGCCCTCTGTTGCCCTCTGCTCCTTCACAGTAGCTCAGCTACAGCACACAGTAATAGAATGCACTCTAAATACTATACATAGTAATAGCTAAATGTAAATTATTTCAAAAGAGTATTATTTTCTATTTAGATAATGCCATATTTATGTGTTTTGTATGTTGGATTTTTCTGTTAAGTGAGTGAAAATAATACtatactaaaatgtaaatatgtaATCTATTTCTATTGAATTAGTGTTGGTTATTCTATATGATTCATACAGCATGTAAAATAGCCAGAACCTTACAGCCAAGTAGGTGAATGAGGAATGGTGCAGGAGTGCAGGATGTCCAGATAGTGAATGGATGAGGAAAAGACAAAGTCCAAAAATAAAATTGTCTTACAAACAACAAAGTTCCAGCATAACATCTGGCATTCACCATGGTTGTACAATGTTACATTTAATTGGCATTTCATATTTCTAATATCTGTCATTTATTTGATATTGTCTCTGAGGTCCTTGGTAGCAAGCACTATCTTTATTGATGTACTGTATTTTTGTGTGAATATTAAAGGCCCAGAGTGCTTCCCAAAacgtgtgttttatatatatttccacactgaggtttgaataatactgtgaaaatgataAGTGTAAGAGCTGGTTGAAAAGACCTCTTTGgttggatggagttttggcctgcctggtgacatcagacagtataagttaatagaccaataacaaaaagcgtttcaaacctctctgccaataacagctagttttcaggttacatATCCCTCCCATTAGGCTCATCCAATTAGACCCCTCAGACCAcgcccagacagtcctagcaataTTCTAGCTTGAGAAGTTGTTCTttgctttttttatttatttttaaccattTTAATTAATAACAGTAAGGTACATAATTGTTACACAGAAATAATtttatattgagataaaaatgcctgcattgggcctttaaataCGGTAACTTATTACTGTTGTCTCGTATTACTATTGCTTACTCAACATCTTGAATATTAACACGGAATGAAGAAATCAGCATTTAATGAATCATTTTATTTATAGAAATTGTTTCAGTTAAAAGAGTCAAATAAATATTCTGAATACAGTCTTACATGTTAAAGCATTTGTACATGGTTGTGTGTAGCTGACTAACCTTCAGTttgtgtttatatacagtgtatgATATAATAAAGTTTCCAAAACACTTGCAGTCAGTCTAGAAAATGTTACTACACAATAGCAATCCACACAATATTAAAATGACAAGATTTTATTGTTATGAAGTTAGTCGTTTTATCCAATGCTCAACGCCCAtctttcagtctctcatcctctcaggggtcagaggtcatagtGTATCTGTGTGGACTCAGTGGCTGTTTCAAAGTCGCAGGTTCCTTGCAtgactctttctctgtggtaacaCCTGTGTCCGAGTCCTGCTGCTGTGACGGTGAGCTGTCTGATGGCGTGCCCGTGCTCTCTGGTGCCCCCTTGCGTTCTTCTTCCTGGTTGCAGCCCCGGGACATGAGCTCCTCCATGGGGGAGCGGCAGCTGTGGCCCTCCTTCTCCTTACAGTTCCTCCACTTCATTCTCCGGTTCTGAAACCAGATCTTCAcctacagtagacacacaggTCAGTGAGAGGATCATTTTGGGGTGCCAGTTGTTTTGTTTAGTCAAATCTAAGTCTATGATACAGCAGGGAGCATTATCTCTATTTATTCAGTCTGTTTGAAGTGCCACGATTATACTTTTCTAAGTAGTGCCACAATTATACTTTTCTAATTAGACAAACACTTAGAGCATATGCAATTTTAGTCTACTTCTCTGCTTTTCAAATCTAAAATAAGAACAGAAATATCTTCTTCCAATCAAACATTACAGCTGTTTTAGTAGCCACCTCAACTACAACTGAAATGTTGACCACTTTCCCCCTACTTTAGACAAAAGCTTAGAGGGTATGACATCTTGGTCTACTTCTTACAATTATCACAGTAGTGATAGCAGTATTGTAATAACATTTTAAGATGAGGGACACTTACCATAGAAGTGACTCTAGATATTTACTAAATCTAGGCTGGAGCACTCATACCCAGTAAGATGTGTTTGCATTCAATGAAGAGGTGATATGAGAAAAAAGCATGATGTAGCATAGGATATAAAATGGGGTTGTAATGGTGACCTCCGAcctagacctacagtatatggtATCCTACCTGGGATTCCTTCAGGCTGAGATCTGCTGCCAGTTTGTTCCTGTCTGTCTTGCTGATGTATTTCTGTCTTTTGAAAGTTTTCTCCAGCTCCTTCCTCTGCTCATCCGAGAACACCGCCCTCCTCAGGATTCCTCGCCGGGATTTGGGGCTCGTATCCGGGGTCCACATCGGAATATAGGCTCCCTCTGAAAGGTCAGAGATCAGAATCATTCATATTCATGTTTGTATTCCAGCTAAAAAAATAACCTGACTTGAGGAAAGGCAAATGTCATTTTTTGCATTGGGTTATTATGGATGagtacatttattttcattgaCATATGTTCTCTGTTGCATGAATGCAATGGAACATTGCCCTACTAGATACAAGTACCAATATTTGAATATGGAAATGGATGTAAGGTGAATGAAGTCAATAACAAGAAATCATTTTAATACACAAGAtaaatatattactgtatattcccACATCAAGTGGACTGAAATAGAAAATCATCCTAATTAATGAATGGAAATTTTGGTATTCAAATGCATTATTGCTCTGGCTATCATATCCAGTCCAGTCCAAAGCACTGAATACATCCTTATACTGATtatatacttaacaaaaatataaatctaATATGCAAcattttacagttcatataagttaatcagttcattaaaaaaaaaaaaattggccttaatctatggctttcacatgactgggaatacagatatgcatttgttgaTCACagttacctttaaaaaaaatgggcctcacaatgagCCTCAGAATGTCGTCAcaatatttttgtgcattcaaattgccatcgataaaatgcaattgtgtttgttgtcagtagcttatgcatgcccataccataaccccactgcccccatggggcactctgttcacaacaatgACGTCAGCAAAATGCTCGCCCACCCGACTCCATACACGTAGTCTGCGGTTGtgatggacgtactgccaaattctctaaaattacattgtaaacagcttatggtagagaaattaacattcaattctctggcaacagctctgtggacattgctgcagtcagcatgtcaattgcacactcgctcaaacaacatgggaccaacacattttGGTCAGTGTAAAAGGCAGACTCACGCATCTACTAACTGGCTCACTTCGTCACTCACTATCTACATGGATTGTGTCCATTTTCCGTCACTCTTATACACACTTACTCTCCACTACTTAGTTTTCATCAATCTGTCTAATTTAACAAAATAGGGGTGACTAAAGAGAGAATGGAGACCCATTttcacagaggagaaagagattgGGTGAAGAGCAATCCCACACTGCCTGACTCACGCACAACAAGAGTCAAGTGGAACATTTGACCAAATCCCATTGAGCAATGCCTTTTTAATCTGTAAGACAAATCTGCACACAGACCACCTCTGGGGTGTGAGTAACCGGTTAGATGCGCTCCTCAGGTCTCAATGGCTACCACTTAAATGGAGTTTTAACAGGTCACTCCCAAGCGCTTCATGGTCTGAGCGCACAACCCTTAGGGTCCTGCCACAAAGGCTATTCATTGAAAGGACACTACTCGCTGGCTCAGCGTTCCTCACTAAATATTTTCTCTTGCAGGTATGGGCCCGGTTCTATGGGAAGATGAGCTCGAATAAGTCTATACACTTTCATTGAGTGTTTTATGTTCAGGTCAGGGGACTTTAAATGGACAGGAATGAGAGTGAGTTgacaggagaaaggagggagttgAGGAGCTGGTTTCTGTGGCCACACAAAGAGGGAGTGGGCAGCCCCCTTTCTGCAGAGGAATAGCTGTTTTCTGTGTTTTTGTGCTTCGCAGAGTTTATTACTGCAGTGAAAAATTGCAGCGGGGTCCCTTTTGGATGGGGGAGTGAAAGTGCTGATTGGTCACGGCATTGTCCTGTTGCTGGGCACTGTGGGAAAGTGTCAGCCCACTAAGAAGGCTCAGGGAACCGGGGGGGTCTACTGAGGGATTATATTTGCTGCCTCACTTGTCAGGAGTCAAAGGACCTAGCAACTAGCATCACAACCCTGACAGAAGTTAGGAGAAATCAATGCTTCCCTCGTCATGAGACTTTCACTATGAAAGGTTAATACAGACTTCAAAATAAATCCAATTACATAACACAATTCAAATCCATATAGATTCTGGTTTCATGGAAATATTTTCCATGAAACCTACACTAAATCATTTTAGGAGCCTCATTATATAAATAAATCCCCTCCTTTGGCAAGTCGGAACATTAGCAGTTTGGTCACACTGATTCAATTATCACAGTTGGACCAACTATCAGCCAAACTGTCCTATGTGCTGAGACTCAGCTCACAGAGATGCAATACAAATGTCACACAGAGACCAATAACAGTTACATGGCGTACCTCTTATTAATACAGTCCTAATCTGACAGAGACAAGGCGCTCTGCACACTTGAGTGGGCCTGTGTGCATATCTATATGACTCCAAATGGGGGCCTTAATGGCCATAaaagcaccccccccccaccccgctCCACAACCTCCCCCCACCCCTAAATGGTCTGAATAGCTGTGAATGGTCATGAATAGCAGTGCAGAGAGTTGAGTGGAGAATTAGCTCCTTGGCATTGCATCAGTAATTAGCTGTAGAGAATATGGGAGACCCTGCTGTTAATGCTTAGAGAGGAGCTGAGGCATCGCTGATGAAGTATTAAACACTCACCGGAGAAGACAAGTGGAGGGCCGGACCCACCACAGCACACTGCTGCCAGCACATACTGAGGGCCTCGTAGAAACACACTGCTCAACAGgcctgcagagagaagagagagagggagaaggggaaggaggaatagagagaaagaagggggaaagggagagagaatatggagagagggggtaagtTTTAGTGGGTTTTATTACACCCCCAGCCCCGCACACTTAATTATACTGGATTTTATATACTGGAGTTTCCTGGTAGATTTTCCCCACATgttccattattctctgcagtAGCTGAAAGGGAATAGGAGAGATACTTAATGGTGCAGTTACGAGTGCCTCTCTCACTTTATAACTACTGGTGGATgctacccactttatatgtaaactgaatgtacaaaacattaggaacacctgctctttccatgacgtagtctaaccaagtgaatccaggtgaaagccatgatcccttaaATCAATGTTAGTCAGagtagatgaaggtgaggagacaggtaaaataagtatttttaagccttgagacaactgagacatggattgtgtgtgtgtgccattcagagcgtgaatgggcaagacaaaagatttatacggggtatggtagtaggtgccaggtgcactggtttgagcGAGACaacaactgcaacgctgctgggtttttcacgcagcagtttcccgtgtgtatcaagaatggtacaCCCctcaaaggatatccagccaacttgacacgatAGTGGGAAGCATTGTATTCAACCTTATAAAGTCtgtgccccaacgaattgagactgttctgagggcaaaagggctgcaactcaatattaggaaagtgttcctaatattttgtacactcagtgtatatactgtattctagtcaaggcctatcCTATAAACCCTCTGCTGTACACACcgtttctattcatatactggcCATTATGtccatacacaccatcatatttattttctttttctttgttggatttgtgtgtattgttttgtattgtcaggtattaatgcactgttgcaggaacacaagcatttcgctgcacccgcgataacatctgccaaatatgtgtacgcgaccaatacaatttgatttgatttgagatggaaGCTGGTATGAGATACATTTACGACATGTGGTATGTAAGCATGTACATTTCTCTGTGCCAAAATCTATTCATTCAATATAAATACTACATATTGCATGTTTTGGGTAGTCAAATGGTTAACATTAGAGGAGCAACTAAAACGTTTTAAAAAATGACTCTGACTTTCATTATTGTCATGTGTATAATAACTACTACGTGTTATCTTTTAGAATGGGTCTTATTTGTAGTAAATATCCATTATAACCTGCAGGTGAAGATGAAGTTTCTAATGTTTTAGAATTGTATTTACTTTACTATtgaaaggaaaacacatgaaGAAAATGTCAGTCACACTTTATTTTCTGGATAGTCCATCTgcagatgctctacagatggtcatactatcaacaaaatGATCTGTTGATCAACAACTGCTGGCtaagtttatggttagggttaggtttagaacaacgattaaggttagggttagggctagggtaagggttaagtttatggttagggttaggtttagaacaacgattaaggttagggttagggctagggtaagggttaagtttatggttagggttaggtttagaacaacgattaaggttagggttagggctagggtaagggttaagtttatggttagggttaggtttagaacaacgattaaggttagggttagggctagggtaagggttaagtttatggttagggttaggtttagaacaacgattaaggttagggttagggctagggtaagggttaagtttatggttagggttaggtttagaacaaagattaaggttagggttagggctagggtaagggttaagtttatggttagggttaggtttagaacaacgattaaggttagggttagggctagggtaagggttaagtttatggttagggttaggtttagaacaaagattaaggttagggttagggctagggtaagggttaagtttatggttagggttaggtttagaacaaagattaaggttagggttagggctagggtaagggttaagtttatggttagggttaggtttagaacaacgattaaggttagggttagggctagggtaagggttaagtttatggttagggttaggtttagaacaaagattaaggttagggttagggctagggtaagggttaagtttatggttagggttaggtttagaacaacgattaaggttagggttagggctagggtaagggttaagtttatggttagggttaggtttagaacaaagattaaggttagggttagggctagggtaagggttaagtttatggttagggttaggtttagaacaaagattaaggttaggtttagggctagggtaagggttacgtttatggttagggttaggtttagaacaaagattaaggttagggttagggctagggtaagggttaagtttatggttagggttaggtttagaacaaagattaaggttagggttagggctagggtaagggttaagtttatggttagggttaggtttagaacaaagattaaggttagggttagggctagggtaagggttaagtttatggttagggttaggtttagaacaaagattaaggttagggttagggctagggtaagggttaagtttatggttagggttaggtttagaacaacgattaaggttagggttagggctagggtaagggttaagtttatggttagggttaggtttagaacaaagattaaggttagggttagggctagggtaagggttaagtttatggttagggttaggtttagaacaaagattaaggttagggttagggctagggtaagggttaagtttatggttagggtt encodes the following:
- the LOC112263022 gene encoding homeobox protein DBX2-like: MWTPDTSPKSRRGILRRAVFSDEQRKELEKTFKRQKYISKTDRNKLAADLSLKESQVKIWFQNRRMKWRNCKEKEGHSCRSPMEELMSRGCNQEEERKGAPESTGTPSDSSPSQQQDSDTGVTTEKESCKEPATLKQPLSPHRYTMTSDP
- the LOC112262206 gene encoding secreted frizzled-related protein 5-like; translation: MDLFSFTLTLLVLLAPAWGFDLGQSTRCVPIPHQMSVCQDVGYSEMRLPNLLGHSSLEGEVVPRSEDWRPLLQTGCHPQVQAFLCSLIAPVCLDAFIQPCRSLCVAVRDSCAPVLACQGQVWPEALDCDRFPSQEDMCLTPHPKHSNSHLAKALPKPACQACPSVEEHPSLKTVLDSLCQDDFAVTAKLSRRRLPSGEPEFEVEGRVEFIRQGPLLPYDTQHLLQQWLLINLPCANVLVRPGRVQLYLLTGAVQSDGTLALTHLFPWHKKNNSITVAARKWKHHRC